The following proteins are co-located in the Brachybacterium sacelli genome:
- a CDS encoding helix-turn-helix domain-containing protein has product MKLTSEQRDQVADDAATRYRAGETWAKIAERYGLTSTYVRRLTVARHDISFRRWGQQPLADIDEVVRRREDGQTLNQIAEKLGCSRQAIRTALETAQRAPETRYPRLSQRRAPTEDEINDIQRLYEVCPQAPRNREGSRAVRGPEGRLLAEACRTVVDDGVPMQTLSVALGRGATWTHWLLNIHDLRPEPDPVRTTARRTRRPNEPEFSDSAV; this is encoded by the coding sequence ATGAAGCTCACCTCTGAGCAGCGGGACCAGGTCGCCGATGACGCTGCCACTCGATACCGGGCTGGCGAGACGTGGGCCAAGATCGCTGAGAGGTACGGACTGACGTCCACGTACGTCCGTCGGTTAACGGTCGCCCGCCACGACATCAGCTTTCGCCGCTGGGGCCAACAGCCACTCGCCGACATCGACGAGGTCGTCAGACGCAGAGAGGACGGGCAGACCCTCAATCAGATTGCCGAGAAGTTGGGCTGTTCCCGCCAGGCGATCCGCACCGCCCTCGAAACCGCGCAGCGCGCCCCAGAAACCCGCTACCCGCGTCTGTCTCAACGTCGAGCGCCCACCGAGGACGAGATCAACGATATCCAGAGACTGTACGAGGTGTGCCCGCAGGCGCCGCGCAACCGCGAAGGATCACGAGCCGTCCGCGGCCCCGAAGGACGCCTGCTGGCAGAAGCATGCCGAACCGTCGTCGACGACGGCGTCCCCATGCAGACACTCTCAGTCGCGCTCGGACGTGGAGCGACCTGGACGCACTGGCTACTCAACATCCACGACCTGCGACCGGAGCCCGATCCCGTCCGGACCACCGCGAGGCGAACCCGGAGACCAAACGAGCCCGAGTTTAGTGACAGCGCCGTTTAA